accccacaaacacaccatggtgcaaacacacacacaccacgaaCACACACACTACAAACACAGCATACCACAAACATacataccacaaacacacacacaccccacaaacacaccatggcacaaacacacacacaccacaaacacacacaccacaacacacacagcacaaacacacacacaccacaaacacaccataccacaaacacacacaccacaacacacacacaccccacaaacacagcataccacaaacacagcataccacaaacatacacaccacaaacacacacaccccacaaacacacacccccacaaacacacaccccacaaacacaccatggtgcaaacacacacacaccacgaacacacacaccacaaacacagcataccacaaacatacacaccacaaacacacacaccacaaacacagacacaccccaTAAACACACcatgacacaaacacacacacaccacaaacacacacaccacaacacacacagcacaaacacacacacaccacaaacacaccataccacaaacacacccaccacaaacacacacacaccccacaaacacacacaccacaaatacaccacaaacacacacaccccacaaacacaccatggcgcaaacacacacacacaccacaaacacagcataccacaaacatacacaccacaaacacacacaccacaaacacactacagacacacacacaccacagacacaccctaccacaaacacacacaccacaaacacaccataccacaaacacacccaccacaaacacaccgaccacaaaaacacacaccacaagcacacacacactacagcacacacaccacaaacacaccatgccacaaacacacccaccacaaacacacacaccacaaacacacacatcacaaacacacacaccacaaatacACCATACCACAaacgcacacacaccacaaacgcacacacaccacaaacacacaccacacacacaccacaaacacacacgccACAAGCACACCAtgccagaaacacacacacaccacaaacacacacacacaccacagacacacatgttTGCTACAGATTCATGAGTAAAAGCTTGGTGGCCgatgagttttttcttttattcttggggAAGTTACATAACGTTTTTTTTCCAGCCTTATTTTTCTGCTCTGTGTAATTGGGGTACTAATTATATTCCTCTTGCTGTCAGAGGGTAAAATACAATGTACATAATATTATTGTAACTTCAGGTTGGTGCCGAGTCAAACACTCAGCAACTATTCGGTCTAATGGTTATTTGTAGGAAAGCACAGGTGTTTTGACAGTACTCTATCCACCCCTGCATCCGTGGGCTGTCCACAGAAAATTAAGATAATAGCTCAGAGGTTTCTGACTTGTCGGACTCTTCCCGGCTTTATTGAGTGTCCTTCTGCTCAGTTAGGTTTTATGCTTCTAGGTTCCAGCAAAGCATCCTGAGTGGCCATGCGGCTGTTGTAAaactcacacactctctctcttctttagGTGTGAAATATGCAAATGGACTGGGCcacatggctcacgcctgtaatcccaacactttggaaggctgaggcaggtggatcactaggtcaggagttcgagaccagcctggccaacatggtgaaaccccatatctactaaaaatacaaaacttagccaggcgtggtggcaggtgcctataatcccaggtcctcgggaggctgaggcaggagagttgcttgaacctaggaggcagaggtttctgtgagctgagattgcaccagtgcactccagcctgggtaacacagcaaagaaaataccAAAATGGTCACGATGATCTAAGGACTCCCTTGGTAAACGGATGTGAACTCCCTTGGTAAACCAGTGTGAACTGGTGGATATAAAAGAGGATCCCAGAGAAGAGCCACAAGGGGAGAAAGAAACCCAATCTCTAGCCAAAAGCTCCAAGTGTGAGTCTGTGTCACTTCCAGTGACAGCTCTGCACTGACCCGCTGGGTGACCTTGACTTCTACCTGCTTTGGTTTCTGTACCTGAAACAGGAGTGTTAGCGGCAACCTGGCGTCTTCCCAGGCCGGTGGCATAGATTCGGAAGAACGCCGCAGGGGAAGGTGTTTTGTACATCACGCAGGAGGCTGCACAGGCCCGAGGCCGTGTGATTTCCTTCTGTGTAAAGGCTTCCGGTTCTACCCTTGTGTACTTGGGGGAAGAAGAGTATCTGCCAGGGGTGTTAGTGTTCTTCTTCCACAAGAGTGTTAATTAGCTGTGTGCCTTGTGACTTGCTGCACGCCCTGCCATTTGAATTCTGAAGCCCTGCGTTTTGTTCTGATGATATGAGGAGGCTTTCAGCGGGCACGGCAGTGACTACTAAGTAGGAAATTTAATGTAATCGTTCATAGAAAATCAATATGTAGATGGCTAGTTTCTAATTCATGACAGGACATTCTCGGGGAAACTGAATAAACATTGCTCtgttgaaattgaaattttatgtaAGAAGACTAATCCAAGACAGGCTGAGAATGTATAGCTCTAAGAAATCACCAGATGGGACTCGGACCCAGCTGTCATGTTTAGGGGGAGGATGATTAGTGGCTGAAATCTGGTTTCGGTGGTAACTGCGTTTTCATACCTTTCCCACACAAGCACCACTAATGATGGATGCCCACAGCCCTGTTTCCTCCCAGACCCTCACCTGAGAAACAGGCTTCTTGGGTTGAATCTTCCTTCTTCTATTGGACTAGACCCTTGGGAATGTGCTTGGCTTAATTTTGGATTCCCTGGGTGGGATGTCCTAGGTGAAGCTCAGTAGCCTTTTCCTCCATTCGGGGAATAATCTGCAAAGCATCCCATTTTCGATTTTCCTAATCAAGCGTCTACCCTGTTTCTTTCCAGTTAATTTCATACCAGCAGCACAGGCAGCGCTTCAAACACACCGGTCTGTTCTGCTGTCAGAGAGTCTTTGTGAACTGAGCTGTAAAAATCGTAGATTTGGGTAAGTGACctgggagttgggggtgggggggacagGCTGAGGACAGGCCTGTCCTGTCCCGGAGGCGAGCCTGACAGCTGCCCCCAACCGCGCTTTGCAGACTCCGGCTTCTGTGGCTTAGGTGCTGCAGAATCACTCACTGCCTCGGCTCCAATTTTGACTACAGAAAACaaacacgcgcgcgcgcgcacacacacacacacacacattcacactcacaccCTAACCATCCCAAATCACACATTCGCAGTCCCATTGAATTTCCAAAGACTCTCAGGACAAGCAATCTATACATTATCCTAGGATCAAAAGTCCCAggattttttttgtctccttAACCCTTAAGTGTCTGGAAACTGAATCACGGAGGAATCCACAAACCTAAACAACGCGCAGAAAAGCTCAGTAAGATCCGAGGTGAGCCCCCAAACAGCTGCTGTCTGCCCTGATTACCAGAGGGAGACATCCCAGCAGGTTGCCCGTGCATAAAGTGGGTGTTTTTCCTCACAGGGTTCCCCCCCACCCAGAGAAATATTCAAAGGGAGGCAATTTTCTGTCTCAGAAGGTGTTTATTTAGTCAAAGATTGCTTCACCTTCCCAAACTTGCCCGTCACAATTGGTGTGGGACAAAGCCTCATCATTGTCACGTCCGTCACTCTCCCTTCTGGAGCAGGGGCCAGAGGACTTTAAGGGACAGCTCCTACCCCCGCTGCACCCCAGGCTTCCCTGGGGGCACCTGGAGGTGTGGAAAAGGCAAAAAGGCTTCCGACctggtttaaattctgttttccatTCGTCCCTAGAGGTGTGCCTTGGCGGTGGATGACGCTCACTCGGTTCCCAGCACTGCGCTCagcgggttttttttttttttttttttgtcagtagaGGTGATAGAGCACCTGAGTGCGGGGTCCCCACCGCTGGGGCAGAGGACTGGGGACCCGATAGCGCGTGGTGTGCAATAGCGCACAGACCCACCCGAGAGCCCGCGCGTCCTGCTCCCCGGGTGGCGGCCACAGGCGGGAGCGCGTCTGGTCCTCGGACCCAGGGCGCGCAGTGGGTGGGAAGGTGGGACGGACCTGGAGGAGCAGGGCGGGCCGGCGCCCACCCCTCTGCACTGCCGCCTGCCGCTTCCCGTGTCCCCAGGGGAACCCCGGGCTCCGCGCATCCTCGGGTTCGGTATCGCGTCCGGATCTGGCGCCCTCCCCGAAGTTGGGGCTCCCCCGCCCTGGCCCCATGAGCGGCCGCGCGACTGCACTCACCGGCTCTCCCCGGCGCGTCGCTGAAGGTCAAGGCCAGGAGGCGGTGCAGGGCCGGCGGCGGGGCCCGGGGCGGGGGTCTCGAGCGCCAAGCTGAGGGCACCACGGGACCGCTCAGTCCCCAGGGCCCTCTCGCCGCGGACGCCCCCCGCGTGGCGGCCCGGGGGTCCCGCGACGCTCAGATGCCGTGGTCGCAGTCCACATCGCGGCAGATGTACCAGAGAATCACGTAGAGGATGAGGAGGATGGCGAAGATGAACAGGGTCACCAGGATCACCTTGGTCACCGGCGAGATGAGAGACTGCATGGCCCCGGCGGGGCGCGCGGGCGGGTGGGGGGCGTGCGGGGGCGCGGGGCGCGGCGCTCACGACCCCCGAGAGCGCCCGGAGCCCCGCGCCGGCCCCGCGCGGCATCCGCAATGCTCCTGCCCGGGACGGACGCTGCGTGGCTGCTCGGAAGCCGGAGCGCTCGGGTGCGGGCGGCTGCGCGCGGGGCTCCCACCCCCCGAGTCCCCGCTGTTGGCGTTCACCGGGCCCGGCGGCCGCAGGGCTGGGCGGGGGGCGCTGGGGGCCCGGggagctggagggaggagggggcggcTGCCATGGGGAAGAGCCGGAGGCACACGACGCGCCAGGTAAGTTCTCTGAAAACttgggcggcggcggcggcgcggtgACAGGTGGAAACGCCAGCCCCCCGGGGCAGCAGCGCGCAGCGGTCCACGGGCGGAGGCGGCGGCGGGGGGCGCGGGGGCGGCCGGAGGAGCGGGGGCGCGGGAGGGAGGCGCGGGGGCGAGCGCGCGGGGACGGGCTGCGGCGCGGGGCAGGAGCCTCCCTTCGCGGATGCGGAGGTGCGGGGAGAGCACGCGTTTCCACTCGCCCCGCGAGCCTCTCCATTACCCTCCCACCGCCCTGCCTTCCCTCCACCACTCTGTCCCGCGCAGCGCTGAGTGGTGGATGTCGCCCTCCTCCTGGTGTTGCATGTCACCCCTTCTTTGGGAGTCCCCTTTTTTCGTCTTTCCCCCACTCACACCCTGCACCCCGGTATTGGTGAGCAGGGATATTCCCGTAAAAGAAACAGGGTGCTAACGGAGAGACGCGGCTGAcccttctctgtccctctctctctctctgtgttggACACGGAAGGGGCTTTCAAGTTGCGCCCAACTCATAGCTAACCCCAAGCATAACAaccccagaaagaaaaaaaaaaaaaaaaaaaaaaaaaagggacaaacGCTTACCCCGAGGCACGGCTTACATAAGGGAAGGGAAGACGCTGGTTCTGTGATGGAGGGTGCTGCGGACGTCTCGGTGTGAGAGTCACAGCCCGTGATGAAGGCTGATGTCCGCACAGCCTTGGTGTAAGAATGCAGCTTCTGCCCTCGCATCTCAGAAGGCCCTCTGTCCCACGTTTGTCTCTTACTCTTTGGGGTGTACCCCGGGGAATGGAAAGACAGGTGCCCCGGTATGCACATTTTCCCTGATGGCTGAGCTATATTTAGGGCTGATCTCTGGTGGAGACTTGAGCAGGTCAGAGCAGAACACAGAAGGCCCAAGGAGCGCAGATTCTTGGGAAAGGACGCAGTTCCTCCCCAGCTGCGCATCCCGAATCCGCCCtttaagggagggaggaagctgggggTATTGGACAGGGTCGCAGGGCTTGGACCGGGAATCCATGACGTGGAAGAACAGGGACCACCCAGTGCCCAGCAAAGACACAGTTCAGGCCCGTCGTGCCCTCATGTCTGTCTGCACTACCTGTGGCCCTGACACCGGTGAACAGGAGCCGGTCGACTCCGCCTGGTAGCAGCCCTCACTTGCCTGCAGTGATGCACTGCTGAGGGCCGATGACACACCTGCCTGCAGTGACCCCAGCACAGACGCCCCCCGCTTCTGGGAGACAGAAGGAGCTTCGGGATTGGAGAGCCTTTGTCTGAGATCCTGGCTTCCGAGGGTACAGGCATTCCTGACCTTCAGAAACAGGAACAAAGGAGAAGCTATGACCTGATCCAGGTAAAAGTAGCATCCAGGGCTATGGTCTGGGATGGATCTGCAGCTGAGTGACGCCGCCAGGGAAATGGGTGCCACGATATTACAGGGCTGTGTGGGTCTGGTACAAAGCAATCGGTCAGGCACTGAAGTGGTGATGCGGTCTCTACTCCGCACCCTTCTACCCAACGCTTCCATTCTAGAGGCCGCTCTTCCCCCAGGATGACACAGGTGGGAGGAGGAGACTCTCTTCTTGCTGAGGGCAAAGGGGGAGCCCACATCAGCGGCTCCCACAGATATGGGGGTGGCTGGCGTGGCTGTTCCTTGAATCTGCAGTCTGAGAAAGGTGTTTTGAGcaaaagtggggagggaggagagagtttTGTAGATGGCTTGACCCATTCGGGCAGGACTTGCAGCCGGGGGCCTGCTTCTCGCCACTGTAGAGAGGAAGTcaagtgtgtgcacatgcacgtgtgcgtgtgtgcgtgtgcgcacgCGTGCATGCATGTGCTCACATAGCAAACTGTCAATGTCCTGCCCAATGTTTTCATCCTAGAGGCAGCTCTTCTTCCAGGATGaagcaggtgggagggaggagaccCTCTTCCTGCTGAGATCAAAGAGGGCAGTCCACATCAAGGGCTTCCATAGATATGGGGGTGACTGGCGTGGCTGTTCCTTGAATCTGCAGTCTGAGAAAGGTGTTTTGAGCAAAAgtcaggaggg
This genomic interval from Callithrix jacchus isolate 240 chromosome Y, calJac240_pri, whole genome shotgun sequence contains the following:
- the LOC118150463 gene encoding uncharacterized protein LOC118150463; the encoded protein is MERLAGRVETRALPAPPHPRREAPAPRRSPSPRARPRASLPRPRSSGRPRAPRRRLRPWTAARCCPGGLAFPPVTAPPPPPKFSENLPGASCASGSSPWQPPPPPSSSPGPQRPPPSPAAAGPGERQQRGLGGWEPRAQPPAPERSGFRAATQRPSRAGALRMPRGAGAGLRALSGVVSAAPRAPARPPPARAPRRGHAVSHLAGDQGDPGDPVHLRHPPHPLRDSLVHLPRCGLRPRHLSVAGPPGRHAGGVRGERALGTERSRGALSLALETPAPGPAAGPAPPPGLDLQRRAGESRSPKALENAGGCGVMCLHA